A genome region from Archaeoglobus fulgidus DSM 4304 includes the following:
- a CDS encoding DUF1646 family protein produces the protein MAVQHHMQEDPLIAAGLFIILFLVLILPFRVRKIEENLEPFFLIMGIVAVTVSGLWSLELIIEALETPVRITEVMGIPVGIFQVVLIVGLIIHYYNKQVYSFLVAVLKKLGIKVFAFLVVTVFGLASSIISVIVSAVILAEIALVMPLERKSKVEFVVIACFAVGFGAALTPVGEPLSTIVVKKLNEDFFYLIELVGEYIIPSVIILGIYAAMRVGGVSVKEIEIPEYTETLRTVVIRAVRVYVFIAALVLLGEGFTPIIYWYISKIPPEIIYWVNMVSAILDNATLAAAEIGPQLTELQIKGALMGLIISGGMLIPGNIPNIVVAGRLRITMGEWARIGVPLGLIMMTIFFVIIYVL, from the coding sequence ATGGCTGTTCAACACCACATGCAGGAGGACCCGTTAATTGCTGCTGGTCTCTTCATAATCCTTTTCCTCGTTCTCATTCTTCCGTTTAGAGTCAGAAAAATCGAAGAGAATCTTGAGCCCTTTTTCCTGATAATGGGAATCGTCGCCGTTACTGTAAGCGGCTTGTGGAGCCTGGAACTAATTATTGAAGCTCTCGAGACGCCTGTTAGGATAACGGAGGTTATGGGCATCCCGGTGGGTATATTTCAGGTTGTGCTGATCGTCGGATTGATTATCCACTACTACAACAAGCAGGTTTACTCCTTTCTGGTAGCTGTTCTCAAGAAGCTGGGAATCAAAGTTTTTGCGTTCCTCGTTGTGACAGTTTTCGGTCTTGCTTCTAGCATAATCTCGGTCATAGTTTCTGCAGTCATACTTGCGGAAATCGCGCTCGTGATGCCCTTAGAAAGAAAGTCGAAAGTTGAGTTCGTGGTTATAGCCTGCTTTGCTGTGGGTTTTGGGGCTGCGTTAACTCCAGTAGGCGAGCCCCTTTCCACCATAGTCGTTAAGAAGCTCAACGAGGACTTCTTCTACTTAATAGAGCTTGTAGGGGAGTACATCATCCCGTCGGTGATAATACTGGGAATCTACGCGGCTATGAGAGTGGGTGGTGTTTCCGTTAAGGAAATAGAAATTCCGGAATACACCGAAACTCTGAGAACCGTTGTGATTAGGGCGGTCAGAGTTTACGTGTTTATCGCGGCATTGGTGCTGCTTGGGGAAGGTTTTACGCCGATCATCTACTGGTACATCTCAAAGATACCGCCCGAGATAATATACTGGGTAAACATGGTTTCCGCAATCCTCGACAATGCAACGCTCGCCGCAGCTGAAATAGGTCCTCAATTAACCGAGCTGCAGATAAAGGGCGCTCTGATGGGTCTGATAATCTCGGGAGGTATGCTGATCCCCGGAAACATTCCGAACATCGTCGTTGCGGGAAGGCTGAGGATTACGATGGGTGAGTGGGCGAGGATAGGCGTTCCCTTAGGGTTGATTATGATGACAATTTTCTTCGTAATAATATATGTTCTCTAA
- a CDS encoding DUF1152 domain-containing protein — MEIIEILKSLEPKKALTFGIGGGGDIVSTIPVANFLGHFGFETLHGSVVWDRIVVDPKPGPRPLEELVGIERINETVGIANESTKTADGVIPNIAKAAKHFGKVVALDLTKNVGKLAEGIRDFAEKEGISLIVGVDAGGDAISVGFESGVRSPLADAICVAALKKVGGIVAVTGFGSDGELRVEELLLNISDIIKKGGFLGCCSMSRRDYELMRNAVKDVTTEASMIPLMAFEGEMGLKKLRKGRSALVTPLSTLIFYFRAEAVFEINHAAKIVERAETFEEANSLLHAEGILTEYDFERAVAGKL; from the coding sequence ATGGAGATTATAGAGATTCTCAAATCTTTGGAGCCGAAAAAGGCTCTGACGTTTGGCATTGGCGGTGGAGGGGACATTGTAAGCACGATTCCCGTTGCAAACTTTCTCGGCCACTTCGGATTTGAGACGCTACACGGAAGCGTGGTCTGGGACAGGATCGTCGTCGATCCGAAGCCTGGGCCGAGGCCTCTGGAAGAGCTTGTTGGCATCGAAAGAATTAACGAGACGGTTGGAATTGCAAACGAGAGTACCAAAACTGCTGATGGAGTAATTCCGAACATCGCAAAGGCTGCCAAGCACTTTGGCAAAGTCGTCGCTCTTGACCTCACAAAGAATGTAGGGAAGCTTGCTGAGGGGATCAGAGATTTTGCTGAAAAAGAGGGCATCTCACTCATTGTTGGAGTTGACGCTGGGGGAGATGCAATCTCCGTCGGTTTTGAGTCGGGAGTGAGGAGTCCGCTTGCAGATGCAATCTGCGTTGCTGCCTTAAAGAAAGTTGGCGGGATTGTTGCCGTAACAGGTTTCGGGAGCGATGGAGAGCTGAGAGTTGAGGAGCTGCTGCTCAACATCTCCGACATCATCAAAAAAGGCGGTTTTCTGGGATGCTGCTCGATGAGCAGAAGGGATTACGAGTTGATGAGGAATGCTGTGAAAGACGTAACCACCGAGGCGAGCATGATTCCCCTCATGGCCTTCGAGGGTGAAATGGGGCTGAAGAAGCTCAGAAAGGGGAGAAGCGCTCTCGTTACACCACTCTCAACGCTGATATTCTACTTCAGGGCGGAAGCCGTTTTTGAAATAAATCACGCTGCAAAAATAGTGGAGAGGGCGGAAACCTTTGAGGAGGCAAACTCCCTCCTTCACGCTGAAGGCATCCTGACCGAATACGACTTTGAGAGGGCCGTTGCAGGAAAGCTTTAG
- a CDS encoding twin-arginine translocase TatA/TatE family subunit — MLGWGEMAIIIIGAIILLGPEKLTDFARELGKLYGEYKKAMRMIELEYIYGVKQISDEELEKDLKEKHQQLLDEIKRLNSD, encoded by the coding sequence ATGCTCGGATGGGGCGAGATGGCGATCATAATAATAGGAGCGATAATACTGCTCGGCCCGGAAAAGCTAACGGATTTCGCCAGAGAGCTCGGAAAGCTTTACGGAGAGTACAAGAAGGCCATGAGAATGATCGAGCTTGAGTACATTTACGGAGTGAAGCAAATCAGCGATGAAGAGCTTGAAAAGGATTTGAAGGAAAAGCACCAGCAGCTGCTGGATGAGATAAAAAGGTTAAACTCAGACTAA
- a CDS encoding TIGR00341 family protein yields the protein MRKIIVRGRKEDLEEIARELGDRAFIYDDRIELYVQDSETEELVSRIKDKLDLRYKESIIEVYKPEFVISPASRREKAEEKTPVEKLVEMTKSYASLNPGRSVVTAIAGVIALSGLIMNNAVIVIGAMLLAPLLGPIHGFAVNLSVGYVKLAFRSALNLLFDLFLTMVFSTLFAMMIGLVHPLQLTPEILLRTEVSPVYELLAVLLGFASILSLSRGILESLAGVAVSASLLPPAVATGILLVISPPLAVKSLTLTLQNVAGLMAGSLAGVYVSGIRAERYYEKKVARAYLARSLIALTLLLIALLFLSILAG from the coding sequence ATGAGAAAAATCATAGTCAGGGGGAGGAAGGAAGACCTAGAGGAGATAGCGAGGGAATTGGGAGATAGAGCTTTCATTTACGATGACAGAATCGAGCTATACGTTCAGGACAGTGAAACGGAGGAATTGGTTAGCAGAATTAAGGATAAGCTTGACCTGAGATACAAGGAGAGCATAATCGAGGTTTACAAACCTGAGTTCGTCATCTCCCCCGCTTCGAGGAGGGAAAAGGCGGAGGAAAAGACTCCGGTTGAGAAGCTTGTTGAGATGACAAAATCGTATGCTAGCCTCAATCCCGGAAGAAGCGTGGTAACGGCCATTGCAGGCGTCATCGCCCTCTCGGGCCTCATTATGAACAACGCCGTTATAGTCATCGGAGCGATGCTCCTTGCCCCTCTTCTCGGTCCGATACACGGTTTTGCCGTCAATCTTTCCGTTGGATACGTAAAACTTGCCTTCAGAAGCGCTCTTAACCTCCTTTTTGATCTTTTCCTCACCATGGTCTTTTCTACGCTTTTTGCGATGATGATTGGTCTCGTCCATCCCCTTCAGCTAACACCGGAAATTCTGCTGAGAACGGAGGTAAGCCCAGTTTACGAGCTTCTTGCAGTCCTTCTTGGGTTTGCCTCAATTCTTTCCCTTAGCAGGGGAATATTGGAAAGCCTAGCAGGTGTCGCTGTTTCAGCCTCTCTGCTACCTCCGGCAGTGGCTACTGGGATTCTTCTCGTTATCAGCCCTCCTCTTGCCGTGAAATCGCTGACTCTCACCCTTCAGAACGTAGCCGGATTGATGGCGGGAAGCTTGGCTGGAGTTTACGTTTCGGGCATAAGAGCGGAGAGGTACTACGAGAAAAAGGTAGCAAGAGCGTATCTTGCAAGGTCGCTCATTGCCCTCACCCTCCTTCTTATCGCTCTGCTCTTCCTCTCGATTTTGGCGGGCTAG
- a CDS encoding replication protein A has protein sequence MDRVESLANQIFEDYKDYGVDRKEIVEKLRKLLIEFRVPENEAVRTIRNYIIREYGAPATVRRERITKIEEIKEPNKWVTVKAKVIQLWESSSPSIAQVGLIGDETGYIRFLVWTKAKKQPVDEGKSYIFRNVVVDDYGGVLRLNVTKISEIEEIEEDVKVKPPEELSEDVEVVGALVAIQQNSGLIQRCSVEGCNRVIKMGKCPEHGKTKAKDDLRIKGVLDDGYRTYEVIINEEGVESLTGINLEKAKKIAEETLDRGAVLTELKKMLLGKYLRVVGTATPRYLIAKHVEFFRPDIRKEIEKVKALLEEV, from the coding sequence ATGGACAGAGTTGAGAGTTTAGCCAACCAGATTTTTGAAGATTACAAGGATTATGGAGTTGACAGAAAGGAGATTGTTGAGAAGCTCAGAAAACTTCTTATCGAGTTCAGAGTTCCGGAAAATGAAGCTGTTAGAACCATCAGAAATTACATCATCAGGGAGTACGGAGCACCTGCAACGGTAAGGAGGGAGAGGATTACAAAAATTGAGGAAATAAAGGAGCCGAACAAATGGGTTACGGTGAAGGCCAAGGTCATTCAGCTTTGGGAGAGCAGCAGCCCCTCAATAGCCCAGGTGGGGTTGATTGGTGATGAAACCGGCTACATCAGGTTTCTCGTGTGGACGAAGGCCAAGAAGCAGCCAGTTGATGAGGGTAAAAGCTACATATTCAGGAACGTTGTTGTTGACGACTACGGGGGAGTTTTAAGGCTTAACGTAACGAAAATAAGCGAGATAGAGGAGATTGAGGAGGATGTGAAGGTCAAACCGCCGGAAGAGCTGAGCGAGGACGTGGAGGTCGTTGGGGCGCTTGTAGCGATTCAGCAGAACAGCGGACTCATTCAGCGCTGCAGCGTTGAGGGCTGCAACAGAGTGATAAAGATGGGGAAGTGTCCGGAACACGGAAAAACGAAGGCGAAAGACGATTTGAGGATTAAAGGAGTGCTTGACGACGGATACAGAACCTACGAGGTTATCATAAACGAGGAGGGTGTGGAATCTCTGACCGGAATTAACCTTGAGAAGGCAAAGAAAATAGCCGAGGAAACTTTGGATAGAGGTGCGGTTCTGACAGAACTTAAGAAAATGCTTCTCGGAAAGTACCTGAGGGTTGTTGGCACCGCAACGCCGAGATACCTGATAGCCAAGCATGTTGAGTTCTTCAGACCAGATATCAGAAAGGAGATTGAGAAGGTTAAAGCCCTTCTGGAGGAGGTATAA
- a CDS encoding L-threonylcarbamoyladenylate synthase, whose translation MAEVLEPSREGIRKAVAVLRAGGIVAFPTETVYGMGCDATNEEALRRLYEIKGRSLNKPFIVGVWSRDYVGKIAEVDERAEKLMEAFFPGPLTLVLKSKGVMPSLLSPKGKIAVRMPAHEVPLQLMEMLRKPIVVPSANLSGRPSLMRWEHVVEELGSRIDAVVKGECKVGVESTIVDLTETPAKVLRVGAVSVESIKKHVEVVVEPRKETYSLSCQVYVFVGERALQRIKEFVDEAEKRGRVVVIAREKITDETIVIGKSAEEYSANLFSAVREAESRRPDIIVIEGVENEAIMDRLRRLAGERVFRV comes from the coding sequence ATGGCAGAAGTTCTTGAGCCAAGCAGAGAGGGAATTCGGAAGGCTGTTGCGGTTTTGAGAGCAGGAGGAATCGTTGCCTTCCCGACTGAAACCGTTTACGGGATGGGATGCGACGCAACCAATGAAGAGGCTTTGAGAAGGCTTTACGAGATTAAGGGGAGGAGCCTGAATAAGCCCTTCATCGTAGGCGTTTGGAGCAGGGATTATGTGGGCAAGATTGCCGAAGTTGATGAAAGAGCGGAAAAGCTCATGGAAGCCTTTTTCCCCGGTCCCCTAACCCTCGTTTTGAAAAGCAAGGGTGTTATGCCCTCGCTGCTTTCTCCAAAGGGAAAGATAGCCGTGAGGATGCCCGCGCACGAGGTTCCTCTACAGCTTATGGAGATGCTTAGGAAACCCATTGTCGTTCCCTCTGCAAACCTCTCAGGAAGACCGAGCCTGATGAGGTGGGAGCACGTTGTTGAGGAGCTTGGAAGCAGAATAGATGCCGTCGTAAAGGGAGAATGCAAGGTGGGAGTTGAGTCGACGATAGTTGACTTGACCGAAACTCCTGCAAAGGTTCTGAGAGTTGGTGCGGTAAGCGTTGAGAGCATAAAGAAGCATGTTGAGGTCGTGGTTGAGCCGAGAAAAGAGACCTACAGCCTATCCTGCCAGGTTTACGTTTTCGTCGGTGAAAGAGCCTTGCAGAGAATAAAGGAGTTTGTTGATGAGGCAGAAAAGCGGGGTAGAGTTGTTGTAATTGCGAGGGAGAAAATTACGGATGAAACAATTGTGATCGGAAAATCGGCTGAGGAGTATTCGGCGAACCTCTTCTCTGCGGTAAGAGAGGCCGAATCCAGACGTCCCGATATTATTGTCATCGAGGGCGTGGAGAACGAGGCAATCATGGACCGGCTTCGCAGGCTTGCGGGGGAGAGGGTTTTCAGAGTTTGA
- a CDS encoding DMT family transporter — protein sequence MKRLYADLGLALVALIWGSTFPVVKIALDSMSPFAFNTVRFFIACLFFLPFLKGWDFKDGFKIGIASFLGYTFQTVGLDYTTATNAGFITSTYVVLAPIISWLVYKDVFDKRDVSGVLLAFVGFYFLSGYSGFNIGDILMLFCALFFGAEIAMISHYSRLSNPTMLAFWQSFAIFILSAPFAVFTTTKFEINTTVILCLLITAFFATFVAKMLQNWLQSYTKSSDAAVILSLEGVFAHLFSVAVLAEILTPVQYFGAFLILLAVIIVSLRV from the coding sequence GTGAAGCGTCTCTATGCTGACCTTGGGCTGGCTCTGGTCGCCTTAATCTGGGGCTCCACATTCCCGGTAGTAAAGATAGCCCTGGACAGCATGTCGCCCTTCGCCTTCAACACGGTAAGGTTTTTCATAGCGTGTCTTTTCTTCCTCCCCTTCCTCAAGGGTTGGGATTTTAAGGACGGTTTTAAAATCGGAATAGCGTCCTTCCTTGGATACACTTTCCAGACTGTAGGGCTCGACTACACCACCGCAACCAACGCTGGCTTCATAACCTCAACCTACGTCGTTCTCGCCCCCATCATCTCATGGCTTGTGTACAAGGATGTTTTCGACAAAAGGGATGTTTCAGGAGTTTTGCTCGCCTTCGTAGGGTTCTACTTTCTTTCAGGGTACTCGGGCTTCAACATCGGAGACATCCTGATGCTCTTCTGCGCCCTCTTTTTTGGAGCGGAGATTGCAATGATTTCCCATTACTCTCGCCTCAGCAATCCCACGATGCTGGCATTCTGGCAGTCCTTCGCCATTTTCATTCTCTCCGCTCCCTTTGCTGTTTTCACAACCACCAAATTCGAGATAAACACAACCGTCATTCTATGCCTCCTCATCACAGCATTCTTCGCAACTTTCGTGGCAAAAATGCTACAGAACTGGCTTCAGAGCTACACCAAATCCTCCGATGCGGCTGTTATTCTGTCCCTCGAAGGGGTTTTCGCCCATCTTTTCAGCGTTGCAGTTCTGGCGGAGATTCTAACACCGGTGCAGTACTTTGGCGCATTTTTAATATTGCTGGCAGTAATCATCGTTTCTCTCAGAGTATAG
- a CDS encoding class I SAM-dependent methyltransferase, giving the protein MDVFNRNAERYDAWYDRNRELYEAELELLPKPISPSVEVGVGTGRFAVIGIDLGVDVSLQMLRIAKKRGVECVAGDAAHLPFKDKSFRSAYLIFTLCFLDEPIKALMEIKRVLEGTLVACVVPANSGLGREYSGKDSSFYRKARFLTEDEVLSMLRETGFKVKEIRRRKLKYDENDFVCFIAES; this is encoded by the coding sequence ATGGACGTCTTTAACAGAAATGCCGAGAGGTACGATGCGTGGTACGATAGAAACAGGGAGCTTTACGAAGCAGAGCTGGAACTGCTTCCCAAACCGATTTCTCCTTCTGTGGAGGTTGGAGTTGGAACAGGAAGGTTTGCGGTAATAGGCATTGATCTCGGAGTTGACGTCTCGCTCCAAATGCTGAGAATTGCTAAAAAGAGGGGGGTCGAGTGCGTTGCAGGAGATGCTGCTCATTTGCCCTTCAAAGATAAATCCTTTCGCTCCGCATACCTCATCTTCACCCTCTGCTTTCTTGACGAGCCGATTAAGGCTCTAATGGAAATCAAGAGAGTTCTCGAAGGCACTCTTGTGGCATGCGTGGTTCCTGCGAACTCCGGCTTGGGGAGGGAGTACTCTGGGAAGGACAGCTCCTTCTACAGAAAAGCGAGATTTTTAACAGAAGACGAGGTTCTCTCAATGCTTCGTGAGACGGGCTTCAAGGTCAAAGAAATAAGGAGAAGAAAGCTTAAGTACGACGAAAACGACTTTGTTTGCTTTATTGCTGAGAGTTAA
- the eif1A gene encoding translation initiation factor eIF-1A — MSSEDDVIRVRLPDRKKGELFGVVTSMLGAGHIKVRCEDGVERLARIPGKMRKKIWIREGDVVIVVPWSFQKDRADIVWRYTNPQVEWLERKGYLKF; from the coding sequence CTGAGCAGCGAGGATGACGTAATTAGGGTGAGGTTACCGGACAGGAAGAAGGGGGAGCTTTTCGGAGTGGTAACCTCGATGCTCGGTGCAGGGCATATTAAGGTCAGGTGCGAGGACGGAGTTGAGAGGCTCGCAAGAATTCCGGGGAAAATGAGAAAGAAAATATGGATTAGAGAGGGTGATGTGGTAATCGTTGTTCCCTGGTCGTTCCAGAAGGACAGGGCGGACATTGTATGGAGATACACGAATCCTCAGGTTGAGTGGCTGGAGAGAAAGGGATATCTGAAGTTCTGA
- the corA gene encoding magnesium/cobalt transporter CorA codes for MRIPATIKKKMALPPATPVFTGEKKVEETKITAAIYDEKSVEFKELEVGELESVVRSALALNKKLWIDVVGVHDESLIAKICEFLGIHPLAAEDILNTAQRVKIEDYDDHLFLVLKILLYNETLEIDQLSLVLKKNLVATFEEREYWILDSIRSRLKSGGRMRKLAGDYLAYTILDAVVDSYFEALLKISDEIEVLEDEVVSGDSTLIGKIHSLKREILAFRNAVWPLRDVLSFFTRVEHELIGEEVKVYYRDVYDHAVRLMEVLETQRELLVSLRDLFLSAVSNKLNEIMKVLTMIATIFIPLSFIAGVYGMNFKYMPELEWKYGYPAVLTVMAVIALVMIAFFRRKGWL; via the coding sequence ATGCGGATTCCAGCGACAATCAAAAAGAAGATGGCCCTTCCACCCGCAACTCCCGTCTTCACCGGCGAAAAGAAAGTTGAGGAAACTAAAATTACTGCGGCAATTTACGACGAGAAATCGGTGGAGTTTAAGGAGCTAGAGGTGGGGGAGCTTGAAAGTGTGGTCAGAAGCGCGCTCGCACTCAATAAAAAGCTCTGGATTGATGTCGTTGGTGTTCACGATGAAAGTCTTATCGCTAAAATCTGCGAATTCCTGGGAATCCACCCTCTCGCTGCTGAGGACATTCTCAACACAGCCCAGAGGGTAAAAATTGAAGACTACGACGACCACCTTTTTCTTGTACTTAAAATTCTGCTTTACAACGAGACCCTTGAAATTGACCAGCTCAGCCTGGTTTTGAAGAAAAACCTTGTGGCGACGTTTGAAGAAAGAGAGTACTGGATTCTCGACTCCATCCGCTCAAGGCTTAAGTCCGGGGGGAGAATGAGAAAGCTCGCTGGCGATTATCTTGCCTATACCATACTCGACGCGGTTGTTGACAGCTACTTCGAAGCACTTCTGAAAATTTCGGATGAGATTGAGGTGTTGGAGGATGAGGTTGTTTCTGGGGACAGCACACTCATCGGGAAGATTCACAGCCTGAAGAGGGAAATACTTGCCTTCAGAAACGCCGTATGGCCCCTAAGAGATGTTCTCAGCTTCTTTACCAGAGTTGAGCACGAGCTTATAGGTGAGGAGGTAAAGGTGTATTACAGGGACGTTTACGACCACGCTGTTCGACTCATGGAGGTTCTTGAGACGCAGAGAGAGCTGCTGGTGAGCTTGAGAGACTTATTTCTGTCAGCGGTCAGCAACAAGCTCAACGAGATAATGAAGGTGCTCACTATGATTGCGACCATATTCATTCCCCTGAGCTTCATTGCGGGTGTTTATGGGATGAATTTTAAGTACATGCCTGAGCTGGAGTGGAAGTACGGGTATCCGGCCGTTCTGACAGTTATGGCCGTCATCGCACTGGTAATGATTGCCTTCTTCAGGAGGAAGGGGTGGTTATGA
- a CDS encoding RPA family protein — MTAFLKREVARRVFAKELMNSTYTLKDESEKSPVYVLTPLGLKCNRVFIIGVLTEKGGRGEDGSIYRIRVVDQTGSFVGYVGRYQPEAYEALEDIDTLTLVALTAKVRVFEGETGKFVTLRPETISIADPESRDYWVMETAIQTLERIKEMEKGEKETARLAMEVYNTNLEEYKNAVREAIARVMEDYGEIGVEEEEEEEIEEEEFEVEEEEISFEEEEIDLTELLED, encoded by the coding sequence ATGACGGCTTTTCTTAAAAGAGAGGTTGCGAGAAGGGTTTTTGCGAAGGAGCTCATGAACTCAACCTACACCTTAAAGGATGAGTCGGAGAAAAGTCCAGTTTACGTCCTCACACCTCTCGGATTGAAATGCAACAGAGTTTTTATAATCGGAGTTCTCACAGAAAAGGGGGGGAGGGGAGAGGACGGAAGCATTTACAGAATTCGCGTTGTTGACCAGACCGGCTCTTTTGTAGGCTACGTCGGAAGGTATCAGCCCGAAGCGTATGAAGCGCTGGAGGACATAGACACTCTAACTCTCGTAGCTCTTACCGCCAAGGTGAGGGTTTTTGAGGGTGAGACGGGAAAATTCGTTACTTTACGCCCCGAAACGATAAGCATCGCCGATCCGGAGTCGAGGGACTATTGGGTGATGGAGACGGCAATTCAGACGCTCGAAAGGATAAAGGAGATGGAGAAGGGGGAAAAGGAGACCGCAAGACTCGCCATGGAGGTTTACAACACAAACCTCGAAGAGTACAAGAACGCCGTAAGGGAGGCAATAGCGAGAGTTATGGAGGACTACGGCGAGATTGGGGTTGAGGAGGAGGAAGAAGAGGAGATAGAGGAAGAGGAGTTTGAGGTTGAAGAGGAAGAGATAAGCTTTGAGGAGGAGGAGATAGACCTAACCGAGCTGCTGGAGGACTAA
- the sepF gene encoding cell division protein SepF — MGIIDKILGKSEKLNIDEYEELDLSEYEAEISEAAGVYIRVAEVTGLNEVPEIKREIYDGNIVVADIAFIKHDKLTLDRVLKDLRQLAEDVKGDIVGLGEDYVIITPTGIKVDRNKIRSSSR; from the coding sequence ATGGGGATTATAGACAAGATTCTCGGCAAATCCGAAAAACTGAACATTGATGAATATGAAGAGCTAGACCTCAGCGAGTATGAGGCTGAGATTAGTGAGGCTGCCGGAGTTTACATCAGGGTGGCCGAGGTTACAGGACTGAACGAAGTTCCTGAAATCAAAAGGGAGATTTACGACGGGAACATTGTTGTGGCGGATATCGCCTTCATAAAGCACGATAAGCTCACTCTCGATAGAGTGCTAAAGGATTTGAGGCAACTCGCTGAAGACGTGAAGGGAGATATCGTCGGGCTTGGCGAGGATTACGTGATAATAACGCCTACGGGAATTAAGGTGGACAGAAACAAGATTAGGAGTTCCTCAAGATGA
- a CDS encoding inorganic phosphate transporter, translating to MDVTIALVAALAIAFAIGSNDTCNSFGICVGCGLLTMKRAAYILFLLVFAGMLFGSGRIMDTVGREMVELNEIVVSVSLIISSAAIVAANYLRTPVSSHQAIVMSLIGSAFALGNRIDVSTVAKIVLSWVISPFGALLLSIVFYWIMERTLAKLPALRVERVLRVLLFIGATVIGFNTGANELATALAPIVMFGVMNVFEAALLGSAMLFLGAWIVSVRVAEVVGKGITALDPFTGFAAQFAAGITVLLFTLIGMPVSTTYCTVGAVTGVGLYKSVRGVKFAFLKRIVASWILTPFTAFTLSFILTLLLSQQAF from the coding sequence ATGGACGTGACCATCGCTCTCGTTGCAGCACTTGCAATAGCCTTTGCAATTGGCTCCAACGATACCTGCAACTCCTTTGGAATCTGTGTGGGATGCGGTCTGCTTACGATGAAAAGGGCTGCGTACATTCTTTTCCTGCTGGTGTTTGCAGGAATGCTGTTTGGCAGCGGCAGAATAATGGACACTGTGGGCAGAGAGATGGTTGAGCTCAACGAGATTGTTGTTTCCGTCTCTCTGATTATCTCCTCAGCTGCCATCGTTGCGGCTAACTACCTCCGCACACCGGTTTCAAGCCATCAGGCCATAGTAATGAGCCTTATCGGCTCGGCCTTTGCTCTCGGAAACAGAATTGATGTAAGTACGGTGGCGAAAATCGTCCTGTCGTGGGTTATTTCACCCTTTGGAGCGCTCCTTCTTTCAATTGTCTTTTACTGGATTATGGAAAGAACTCTCGCAAAGCTCCCCGCCTTAAGAGTTGAGAGAGTCCTTAGAGTTCTGCTATTTATCGGTGCGACTGTTATTGGCTTTAACACCGGCGCCAATGAGCTCGCAACCGCCCTCGCCCCCATAGTGATGTTCGGAGTGATGAACGTGTTTGAAGCAGCACTCCTCGGCTCTGCAATGCTTTTTCTCGGTGCGTGGATTGTCAGCGTAAGAGTGGCTGAGGTTGTCGGGAAGGGAATAACAGCCCTCGACCCATTTACGGGGTTTGCCGCGCAGTTTGCGGCTGGAATAACGGTTTTACTCTTCACACTCATCGGAATGCCCGTCTCCACAACATACTGCACCGTCGGTGCGGTAACTGGAGTTGGGCTCTACAAGAGTGTTAGGGGTGTCAAATTTGCATTCCTGAAAAGAATTGTTGCAAGCTGGATTTTAACGCCATTTACGGCCTTCACCTTAAGCTTTATTTTGACTTTGCTTCTCTCTCAACAAGCTTTTTGA
- a CDS encoding ZPR1 zinc finger domain-containing protein gives MIPCPSCGRELRAVVSTYDVPFFGKVLLTSISCECGFRHADSVVLGEKDPVRYIIKINRENLFTKVIRSTSGTIRIPEIGVAIEPGPASQAFITNLEGVLDRVEGVVRTAMRWNSDDEEKVRRCEWILERIRNTIDGDEELTLILEDPFGNSLIVSDEAFKEIMSKEEAQRLKTGMTIIDITGMSEEELEDLV, from the coding sequence ATGATTCCCTGCCCGAGCTGCGGAAGGGAGCTGAGGGCGGTAGTATCAACCTACGACGTTCCGTTTTTCGGCAAGGTTCTTCTCACGTCGATTAGCTGTGAGTGCGGTTTCAGACACGCGGATTCCGTTGTTCTCGGAGAAAAGGACCCGGTGAGATACATCATAAAAATAAACAGGGAGAACCTCTTCACCAAGGTTATAAGGTCCACTTCAGGAACCATACGCATTCCCGAAATCGGGGTGGCAATTGAGCCCGGCCCGGCAAGCCAGGCCTTCATCACAAACCTCGAAGGCGTGCTGGACAGGGTGGAGGGTGTTGTTAGAACAGCCATGCGCTGGAACTCCGATGACGAGGAGAAGGTGAGGAGGTGCGAGTGGATTCTCGAAAGAATCAGAAACACGATTGACGGAGACGAGGAGCTCACTCTCATTCTTGAGGACCCCTTCGGTAACAGCCTAATCGTTTCGGACGAGGCTTTCAAGGAGATAATGTCCAAGGAGGAGGCTCAGAGGCTCAAAACCGGGATGACCATAATCGATATAACCGGAATGAGCGAGGAGGAGCTGGAGGATTTAGTCTGA